The following coding sequences lie in one Mycobacterium gordonae genomic window:
- a CDS encoding calcium:proton antiporter gives MVKRVSWNVAAPLIALVALIFTWGQEIGLVLGAVVALLLGGAVLAAVHHAELVAHRVGEPFGSLVLAVAVTVIEVALIVTLMTSGGDKAATLARDTVFAAVMITTNGIIGLSLLLSSRRYGVTWFNAHGSGSALATVATLATLGLVLPTFTTSHPGPQFSPGQLAFAAVASLALYLMFVFTQTVRHRDFFLPVVQKGAVDDENHAAPPSTKSALVSLGVLSVALVAVVGLAKVESPIIERMVAAAGFPHSFVGVVIALVVLLPETLAAGRAARHGRMQISLNLAYGSAMASIGLTIPAIALASIWIRGPLLLGLGPTQLVLLALTMVVSVLTVVPGRATRLEGEVHLVILAAWLFLAISP, from the coding sequence GTGGTCAAACGTGTCTCCTGGAACGTCGCGGCACCGCTGATCGCGCTTGTCGCGTTGATTTTCACCTGGGGTCAGGAGATCGGGCTGGTGCTTGGTGCGGTGGTGGCCCTGTTGCTCGGCGGTGCGGTGCTGGCGGCGGTTCATCACGCCGAGCTGGTGGCGCACCGGGTCGGCGAGCCGTTCGGGTCGCTGGTGCTGGCTGTTGCGGTGACTGTGATCGAGGTGGCGCTGATCGTCACCCTGATGACCTCGGGTGGCGACAAAGCGGCCACCCTTGCGCGTGACACGGTGTTCGCGGCGGTCATGATCACCACCAACGGGATCATCGGCTTGTCGCTGCTGCTCAGTTCCCGGCGTTACGGTGTGACCTGGTTCAACGCCCACGGCAGCGGCTCGGCGCTGGCCACCGTCGCCACGCTGGCGACGTTGGGCCTGGTGCTGCCGACCTTCACCACAAGTCATCCGGGTCCGCAGTTTTCCCCGGGGCAGCTCGCTTTCGCCGCGGTCGCCTCGCTGGCGCTGTACCTGATGTTTGTCTTCACCCAGACGGTGCGGCACCGTGACTTCTTCCTTCCGGTGGTGCAGAAGGGGGCGGTCGACGACGAGAACCACGCAGCACCGCCGAGCACGAAGTCGGCGCTGGTCAGCCTGGGAGTGCTGTCCGTCGCGTTGGTGGCCGTGGTGGGGCTGGCCAAGGTGGAATCGCCGATCATCGAGCGGATGGTCGCCGCAGCGGGCTTTCCGCATTCGTTCGTCGGCGTGGTGATCGCCCTGGTGGTGCTGCTACCGGAAACCCTTGCCGCCGGCCGCGCGGCGCGCCACGGTCGTATGCAGATCAGCCTCAACCTGGCCTACGGTTCGGCGATGGCCAGCATCGGGCTCACCATCCCTGCCATCGCGCTGGCCTCGATTTGGATCCGTGGTCCGCTGCTCTTGGGGCTCGGACCCACCCAGTTGGTGCTGTTGGCGCTGACCATGGTGGTCAGTGTGCTGACCGTGGTGCCAGGCCGGGCGACGCGCCTCGAGGGCGAGGTTCATCTCGTCATACTGGCCGCCTGGTTGTTTTTGGCGATCAGCCCGTGA
- a CDS encoding serine/threonine-protein kinase yields the protein MPTSADRDPGQGLHEGENFAGYTIVRRLGAGGMGEVYLAEHPRLPRRDALKILPAEFTSNQEFRQRFNREADLAGSLYNEHIVGIHDRGEYQGQLWLSMDYVEGTDAARLLRDRYPSGMPLPDVIDIITAVAEALDYAHSKGLLHRDVKPANILLGETGPRRRILLADFGIARELGEISGLTATNMMMGTTAYCAPEQLQGSDLDGRADQYALGCAAYQLLTGSAPFQHSNPAVVITQHLSSPPPPLSERRPELGYLDPVIARALAKERSARFATCSEFAATLAAQPGTLQAPVATAPIEAPTQVIAAPPKAAGRRRAPLIATLIAVALVVVAVILGVVVMRGHSAGQQAADTSSGGSSPSPSATSATPPALKLADLVTDNAGVLGPGERLLVERAVRKLYDERGTRLWVVYVSDFGGVRPAKWTENVMRANGFTDTDVLLAITTDRPFFIFHVPAAVTVGKPIDVEQIRRDRIRPDVERREWTRAALAAATGLDVPAS from the coding sequence ATGCCGACCAGCGCAGACCGCGACCCCGGGCAGGGCCTACACGAAGGCGAAAACTTCGCCGGATACACAATCGTGCGGCGGCTCGGTGCCGGCGGAATGGGTGAGGTGTACCTGGCGGAACATCCCCGTCTGCCGCGGCGGGATGCGTTGAAGATCCTCCCGGCAGAGTTCACCTCGAACCAGGAGTTCCGGCAGCGGTTCAACCGCGAGGCCGACCTGGCCGGCAGCCTGTACAACGAGCACATCGTCGGCATCCACGACCGTGGCGAGTACCAGGGGCAGCTGTGGTTGTCGATGGACTACGTGGAAGGAACCGACGCCGCCCGACTGCTGCGCGACCGCTACCCCTCCGGAATGCCGCTGCCAGACGTGATCGACATCATCACGGCCGTCGCCGAAGCACTTGACTACGCCCATTCGAAGGGTCTGCTGCACCGCGATGTGAAACCCGCCAACATCCTGTTGGGCGAAACCGGCCCGCGGCGCCGAATCCTGCTCGCCGATTTCGGGATCGCCCGGGAACTCGGCGAAATCAGCGGCCTGACCGCCACAAACATGATGATGGGCACCACCGCCTACTGCGCGCCCGAGCAGCTGCAGGGTTCCGATCTCGACGGGCGCGCCGATCAGTACGCGCTGGGCTGCGCCGCGTATCAATTGCTGACCGGAAGCGCCCCGTTCCAGCACTCCAACCCCGCGGTGGTGATCACCCAGCACCTGTCGTCCCCCCCGCCGCCGCTCAGCGAGCGTCGACCCGAGCTGGGTTACCTCGATCCCGTCATCGCCAGAGCCCTCGCTAAGGAACGATCCGCGCGTTTTGCGACCTGCTCGGAATTCGCCGCCACACTGGCCGCGCAGCCAGGCACGCTCCAGGCACCCGTCGCCACGGCGCCCATTGAGGCACCCACCCAGGTGATCGCGGCGCCGCCGAAGGCGGCCGGGCGCCGTCGTGCCCCGCTAATCGCCACGCTGATAGCGGTCGCACTGGTGGTGGTGGCCGTGATTCTCGGGGTGGTGGTGATGCGCGGGCATTCCGCCGGACAACAGGCGGCGGACACCTCGAGCGGAGGCAGCAGCCCCTCACCCTCAGCGACCAGCGCGACTCCGCCCGCGCTTAAATTGGCCGATCTGGTGACCGACAATGCAGGAGTGTTGGGGCCGGGCGAACGCCTGCTGGTCGAGCGCGCAGTCCGCAAGCTCTACGACGAACGCGGCACTCGGCTGTGGGTGGTCTACGTCAGCGATTTCGGTGGCGTAAGACCCGCCAAGTGGACCGAAAATGTCATGCGCGCCAACGGTTTCACCGACACAGACGTCCTGCTGGCCATCACCACCGACCGACCGTTCTTCATCTTCCACGTGCCGGCGGCAGTCACGGTAGGCAAGCCCATCGACGTCGAGCAGATCCGCCGAGACCGCATCAGGCCGGACGTGGAGCGGCGCGAATGGACCCGAGCCGCGCTGGCGGCGGCCACCGGGTTGGACGTGCCCGCCAGTTAG
- a CDS encoding nitroreductase family deazaflavin-dependent oxidoreductase translates to MSARDQHPNNAPGVPMIFPVWFENIQVKYLNPVLKPIARFLPGTATIEHRGRKSGKCYQTIVTTYRKGNVLAIALGHGKTDWVKNVVAAGEADVHYARQTVHITNARILPAGTDGPEAEGLPKMARTQLRRMAVFVGDIA, encoded by the coding sequence ATGTCTGCACGGGATCAGCACCCCAACAACGCCCCGGGCGTTCCGATGATCTTCCCGGTGTGGTTCGAGAACATCCAGGTCAAGTACCTCAACCCGGTGTTGAAGCCGATCGCCCGCTTCCTGCCCGGCACCGCGACCATCGAGCACCGCGGCCGCAAGTCGGGTAAGTGCTATCAGACGATCGTGACCACCTATCGCAAGGGCAATGTGTTGGCGATCGCACTGGGTCACGGCAAGACCGACTGGGTCAAGAACGTGGTCGCGGCCGGTGAGGCTGACGTGCACTATGCGCGCCAGACCGTGCACATCACGAACGCCCGGATCTTGCCCGCCGGCACCGACGGTCCGGAGGCGGAGGGTCTGCCCAAGATGGCGCGCACACAACTGCGCCGGATGGCCGTCTTCGTCGGCGATATCGCCTGA
- the hisI gene encoding phosphoribosyl-AMP cyclohydrolase: protein MSLDPRIAARLKRNADGLFTAVVQERGSGDVLMVAWMDDDALARTLETREATYFSRSRGEQWIKGATSGHTQHVHSVRLDCDGDTVLLTVDQEGGACHTGDHSCFDAAVLLEPEG, encoded by the coding sequence ATGAGTCTCGACCCCAGGATCGCCGCGCGCTTGAAACGCAATGCCGACGGATTGTTCACCGCTGTGGTGCAGGAGCGCGGCAGCGGTGATGTGCTGATGGTCGCCTGGATGGACGACGACGCGCTGGCCCGCACCCTGGAAACCCGCGAAGCCACCTACTTCTCGCGGTCCCGCGGCGAGCAGTGGATCAAGGGAGCAACCTCGGGGCACACCCAACACGTGCACTCGGTGCGCCTGGACTGCGACGGCGACACCGTGCTGTTGACCGTCGATCAGGAGGGCGGCGCCTGCCACACCGGCGACCACAGCTGCTTCGACGCCGCGGTACTGCTGGAACCCGAGGGCTAA
- a CDS encoding inositol monophosphatase family protein, whose product MDLDALVRQASDILDDAVEPFLAGHRADSAVRKKGNDFATEVDLAIERQVVDALVAATGIEVHGEEYGGADVDSPWVWVLDPVDGTFNYAAGSPMAGILLGLLRDGEPVAGLTWLPFTGQRYTAVTGGLLMKNGEPQPKLASGELADALVGAGSFSADSRGRFPGRYRVAVLENLSRLSSRLRMHGSTGLDLAYVADGILGGAISFGSHVWDHAAGVVLVRAAGGVVTDLAGERWTPASRSALAAAPGVHGEILEILRSTGQPEDY is encoded by the coding sequence ATGGATCTGGATGCGCTGGTTCGGCAAGCGTCGGACATTCTCGACGATGCCGTCGAGCCGTTTCTGGCCGGCCACCGCGCCGATTCGGCGGTCCGCAAGAAGGGCAACGACTTCGCCACCGAGGTCGACCTCGCCATCGAACGCCAGGTCGTCGATGCACTGGTCGCAGCGACCGGTATCGAGGTGCACGGCGAAGAGTACGGCGGTGCCGACGTCGACTCGCCGTGGGTCTGGGTGCTGGACCCGGTCGACGGCACATTCAACTACGCAGCCGGGTCGCCGATGGCGGGGATCCTGCTGGGGCTGCTGCGCGACGGCGAACCGGTGGCCGGGTTGACCTGGCTGCCCTTCACCGGCCAGCGGTACACCGCCGTAACGGGCGGCCTGTTGATGAAAAACGGTGAGCCGCAGCCGAAGTTGGCGTCCGGCGAGTTGGCGGACGCGCTCGTCGGCGCCGGCTCGTTTAGCGCCGACTCCCGCGGCCGGTTCCCCGGGCGCTACCGGGTGGCGGTGCTGGAAAACCTCAGCCGGCTGTCGTCGAGGCTGCGTATGCACGGCTCGACCGGCCTCGACCTCGCCTATGTTGCAGACGGGATCCTAGGTGGCGCAATTAGTTTCGGTAGCCACGTGTGGGATCACGCCGCCGGAGTGGTGCTGGTCCGCGCCGCCGGCGGCGTCGTCACCGACCTGGCCGGCGAACGATGGACGCCGGCGTCGCGGTCCGCGCTGGCCGCCGCGCCCGGTGTGCATGGCGAGATCCTCGAAATCCTGCGCAGCACGGGGCAACCGGAGGACTACTGA
- the hisH gene encoding imidazole glycerol phosphate synthase subunit HisH — protein MTGKSVVVLDYGSGNLRSAQRALERVGANVEVTADAAAALAADGLVVPGVGAFEACMTGLRKIGGERIIAERVAAGHPVLGVCVGMQILFARGVEFGVETTGCGQWPGSVTRLDAPVIPHMGWNVVDAAPDSVLFRGLSADTRFYFVHSYAAQRWEGSPEAMLTWATHEVPFLAAVEDGALSATQFHPEKSGDAGAAILHNWVEGL, from the coding sequence GTGACTGGGAAATCCGTCGTAGTTCTGGACTACGGCTCCGGTAATTTGCGCTCGGCGCAACGCGCGCTGGAGCGAGTCGGCGCGAACGTGGAAGTCACCGCCGACGCGGCAGCGGCGCTGGCTGCCGACGGACTGGTGGTGCCCGGCGTGGGTGCCTTCGAGGCGTGCATGACCGGCCTGCGCAAGATCGGCGGCGAACGGATCATCGCCGAGCGGGTCGCCGCGGGGCATCCGGTATTGGGTGTCTGCGTGGGCATGCAGATCCTGTTCGCACGCGGCGTCGAGTTCGGCGTCGAGACCACCGGCTGCGGTCAGTGGCCCGGCTCGGTGACTCGGCTGGACGCGCCGGTGATCCCGCACATGGGGTGGAATGTGGTCGACGCCGCGCCTGACAGCGTGCTCTTCCGGGGACTCAGCGCGGACACCCGGTTCTATTTCGTCCACTCCTACGCCGCGCAGCGGTGGGAAGGTTCACCCGAAGCGATGTTGACGTGGGCCACACATGAGGTGCCGTTTCTGGCGGCGGTGGAAGACGGAGCACTGTCCGCCACCCAGTTTCACCCGGAGAAGAGCGGGGACGCCGGAGCCGCCATCCTGCACAACTGGGTTGAGGGGCTGTAG
- a CDS encoding peroxiredoxin: protein MKIGDTVADFELPDQTGAPRKLSDLLSDGPVVLFFYPAAMTPGCTKEACHFRDLASEFAAVGANRVGISTDPVQKQAKFADTQNFDYPLLSDSDGKVATQFGVKRGLLGKLMPVKRTTFVIGTDRTVLNVISSEISMDTHADKALETLRGR, encoded by the coding sequence ATGAAAATTGGTGACACCGTGGCCGACTTCGAGCTACCCGATCAGACCGGCGCGCCGCGCAAACTCAGCGACCTGCTGAGCGACGGGCCGGTGGTGCTGTTCTTCTACCCCGCGGCGATGACGCCGGGGTGCACCAAGGAGGCGTGTCACTTCCGCGACCTGGCGTCCGAATTCGCCGCCGTGGGAGCCAACCGGGTCGGCATCAGCACCGACCCCGTGCAGAAGCAGGCGAAGTTCGCCGACACCCAGAACTTCGACTACCCGCTGCTGTCGGACAGCGACGGAAAGGTGGCAACCCAGTTCGGCGTCAAGCGCGGTTTGCTGGGCAAGTTGATGCCGGTCAAGCGCACCACGTTCGTCATCGGCACCGACCGCACCGTGCTCAACGTGATTTCCAGCGAGATCAGCATGGACACTCACGCGGACAAGGCCCTGGAGACGCTGCGCGGCCGCTGA
- a CDS encoding anthranilate synthase component I, with translation MHANLAATTTRKDFRVLAAEHRVVPVTRKVLADSETPLSAYRKLAAGRPGTFLLESAENGRSWSRWSFIGAGAPTALSVRDGHAVWLGAVPKDAPAGGDPLDALRATLEVLATAAPQDSRPGLPPLSGGMVGYFAYDMVRRLERLPELAVDDLKLPDMLLLLATDVAAVDHHEGTITLIANAVNWNGTDERVDWAYDDAVARLDVMTAALGQPLPSTVSTFSKPEPVHRSQRTVEEYGAIVDYLVEQIAAGEAFQVVPSQRFEMDTDVDPIDVYRMLRVSNPSPYMYLLQIPDAEGAVDFSIVGSSPEALVTVQDGRATTHPIAGTRWRGETEEEDVLLEKELLADQKELAEHLMLVDLGRNDLGRVCTPGTVRVEDYSHIERYSHVMHLVSTVTGLLAEGRTALDAVTACFPAGTLSGAPKVRAMELIEEVERTRRGLYGGVVGYLDFAGNADFAIAIRTALMRDGTAYVQAGGGVVADSNGPYEYNESRNKARAVLNAIAAAETLTAPGTPGD, from the coding sequence GTGCACGCCAACCTCGCAGCCACGACGACGCGGAAGGATTTCCGCGTGTTGGCGGCCGAGCATCGGGTAGTCCCGGTGACTCGCAAGGTTCTGGCCGACAGCGAAACTCCGCTCTCGGCGTATCGCAAGCTCGCCGCCGGCCGGCCCGGGACTTTCCTGCTCGAGTCGGCCGAAAACGGCCGGTCGTGGTCACGCTGGTCGTTCATCGGTGCCGGGGCGCCGACGGCGTTGAGCGTGCGAGACGGCCATGCGGTGTGGCTGGGCGCGGTGCCCAAGGACGCTCCCGCCGGCGGCGATCCGCTGGACGCGTTGCGCGCCACGTTGGAGGTTCTGGCGACCGCCGCTCCCCAGGATTCAAGGCCGGGGCTGCCGCCGCTGTCCGGCGGCATGGTCGGCTACTTCGCCTACGACATGGTGCGGCGGCTGGAGCGTCTACCCGAGCTTGCTGTCGACGACCTGAAGCTGCCGGACATGCTGTTGCTCCTGGCCACCGATGTGGCTGCGGTTGACCACCACGAGGGCACCATCACCCTGATCGCCAACGCGGTCAACTGGAACGGCACCGACGAGCGGGTGGACTGGGCCTACGACGACGCGGTCGCGCGGCTCGACGTGATGACCGCGGCGCTGGGTCAGCCGCTGCCCTCGACGGTATCCACGTTCAGCAAACCCGAACCGGTGCATCGTTCCCAACGCACCGTCGAGGAGTACGGCGCGATCGTCGACTACTTGGTAGAGCAGATCGCCGCCGGTGAGGCATTTCAGGTCGTGCCGTCGCAGCGGTTTGAAATGGACACCGACGTCGACCCGATCGATGTTTACCGGATGCTGCGAGTGAGCAATCCGAGCCCGTACATGTACCTGCTGCAAATTCCCGATGCCGAAGGCGCAGTGGACTTTTCGATTGTCGGCTCCAGTCCCGAGGCGCTGGTCACCGTGCAGGACGGACGGGCGACGACGCATCCGATCGCCGGGACGCGGTGGCGGGGGGAAACCGAAGAAGAGGACGTGCTGCTCGAAAAGGAGCTGCTGGCCGACCAGAAGGAGCTGGCCGAGCACCTGATGCTGGTGGACCTCGGCCGCAACGACCTGGGCCGGGTCTGCACGCCGGGCACCGTCCGCGTCGAGGACTACAGCCACATCGAGCGCTACAGCCACGTGATGCATCTGGTGTCCACGGTGACGGGCCTGCTGGCCGAGGGCAGAACGGCTCTGGACGCGGTGACCGCCTGCTTCCCGGCCGGCACCCTGTCGGGGGCTCCCAAGGTGCGGGCGATGGAGCTCATTGAGGAGGTGGAGAGGACCCGTCGCGGCCTGTACGGCGGCGTGGTGGGCTACCTCGACTTCGCCGGAAACGCCGACTTCGCGATCGCCATCCGCACCGCGCTGATGCGTGATGGAACCGCCTACGTCCAGGCCGGCGGAGGCGTCGTGGCCGACTCCAACGGGCCTTACGAGTACAACGAGTCGAGGAATAAGGCGCGGGCCGTGCTCAACGCGATCGCCGCGGCAGAGACGCTGACGGCCCCGGGCACGCCCGGTGACTGA
- the hisF gene encoding imidazole glycerol phosphate synthase subunit HisF, with protein MQHHSGDGLAVRVIPCLDVDDGRVVKGVNFENLRDAGDPVELAAAYDAEGADELTFLDVTASSSGRATMLDVVRRTAEQVFIPLTVGGGVRTVADVDTLLRAGADKVSVNTAAIARPDLLAELARQFGSQCIVLSVDARAVPEGSAPTPSGWEVTTHGGRQGTGIDAVQWAARGAELGVGEILLNSMDADGTKAGFDLAMLRAVRAAVTVPVIASGGAGAVEHFAPAVDAGADAVLAASVFHFRELSIGQVKAAMAANDITVRITAK; from the coding sequence ATGCAGCATCATTCCGGTGACGGGCTCGCCGTGCGCGTGATCCCCTGCCTGGACGTCGACGATGGCCGTGTCGTCAAGGGTGTCAACTTTGAAAACCTCAGAGACGCGGGTGATCCCGTCGAGCTGGCGGCGGCATACGACGCCGAGGGCGCCGACGAGCTGACGTTTCTCGACGTGACGGCATCCTCCTCCGGGCGAGCCACCATGCTCGACGTTGTGCGCCGCACCGCCGAGCAGGTGTTCATCCCGCTCACCGTCGGCGGTGGGGTGCGCACCGTGGCCGACGTCGACACCCTGTTGCGCGCCGGAGCGGACAAGGTGTCGGTCAACACCGCCGCCATCGCCCGGCCCGATCTATTGGCGGAACTGGCAAGGCAATTCGGTTCGCAGTGCATCGTGTTGTCGGTCGACGCCCGCGCCGTGCCGGAGGGATCGGCGCCGACGCCGTCGGGTTGGGAAGTCACCACTCACGGCGGCCGGCAGGGTACCGGGATCGACGCGGTGCAGTGGGCGGCCCGCGGCGCCGAGTTGGGCGTAGGTGAGATCCTGCTGAACTCGATGGACGCCGACGGCACCAAAGCGGGGTTCGATCTGGCGATGCTGCGCGCGGTGCGTGCGGCGGTCACCGTGCCGGTGATCGCCAGTGGCGGCGCAGGGGCGGTCGAGCATTTCGCGCCGGCGGTCGACGCCGGGGCGGATGCGGTGTTGGCGGCCAGCGTGTTTCACTTCCGGGAGCTGAGCATCGGGCAGGTGAAGGCCGCCATGGCCGCCAACGACATCACCGTGCGGATCACCGCGAAATGA
- the hisB gene encoding imidazoleglycerol-phosphate dehydratase HisB: MRSTVTTERRRARIERRTRESDIVIELDLDGTGEVDIDTGVPFYDHMLTALGSHASFDLMVRTKGDVEIEAHHTIEDTAIALGSALGQALGDKKGIRRFGDAFIPMDETLAHAAVDVSGRPYCVHTGEPDHLQHTTIAGNSVPYHTVINRHVFESLAANARIALHVRVLYGRDPHHITEAQYKAVARALRQAVEPDPRVSGVPSTKGVL, translated from the coding sequence ATTAGGAGCACAGTGACAACCGAAAGACGGCGTGCGCGCATCGAACGTCGCACCCGAGAATCCGACATCGTCATCGAACTGGACCTGGATGGCACCGGCGAGGTGGACATCGACACCGGCGTGCCGTTCTACGACCACATGCTCACCGCACTGGGCTCCCACGCCAGCTTCGACCTGATGGTGCGCACCAAGGGTGACGTGGAGATCGAGGCGCACCACACGATCGAGGACACCGCGATCGCCCTGGGCTCCGCACTCGGGCAGGCCCTCGGCGACAAGAAGGGCATCCGCCGGTTCGGCGACGCGTTCATCCCGATGGACGAGACGCTGGCGCACGCCGCTGTCGACGTGTCCGGCCGGCCGTACTGCGTGCACACCGGAGAACCGGATCATCTGCAACACACCACGATCGCCGGAAATTCGGTGCCCTATCACACCGTCATCAACCGGCACGTGTTCGAGTCGCTGGCCGCCAACGCCCGCATCGCGCTGCACGTGCGGGTGCTGTACGGACGCGACCCGCACCACATCACCGAGGCGCAGTACAAGGCCGTGGCCCGCGCGCTGCGCCAGGCCGTCGAGCCCGATCCCCGCGTATCGGGTGTGCCGTCGACCAAAGGTGTTCTGTGA
- the hisD gene encoding histidinol dehydrogenase, whose amino-acid sequence MVDVTTSPSPLSRIDLRGVELTAARLRAELPRGGVDVEAVLPTVRPIVEAVAERGAVAALNYGEEFDGVRPAAVRVPEGALEAAAVGLDADVREALQVMIERTRAVHADQRRADTTTTLGPGATVTERWVPVERVGLYVPGGNAVYPSSVVMNVVPAQAAGVDSLVVASPPQAAFGGLPHPTILAAAHLLGVDEVWAVGGAQAVALLAYGGTDTGGSELVPVDMITGPGNIYVTAAKRLCRSQVGIDAEAGPTEIAILADHTADPAHVAADLISQAEHDEMAASVLVTPSPELADATDAELAAQLLTTVHRERVATALSGPQSKIILTDDLDAAVKVVNAYAAEHLEIQTVDAAQVATRIRSAGAIFVGPYAPVSLGDYCAGSNHVLPTAGSARHSSGLSVQTFLRGIHVVDYTEAALKDVSGHVVTLAKAEDLPSHGEAVRRRFER is encoded by the coding sequence ATGGTCGACGTGACCACATCGCCCTCGCCGCTGTCCCGTATCGACTTGCGGGGTGTGGAGTTGACGGCTGCGCGCTTGCGCGCTGAACTGCCGCGTGGCGGCGTCGACGTGGAAGCCGTGCTGCCCACGGTGCGGCCCATCGTCGAGGCTGTCGCCGAGCGTGGGGCGGTGGCCGCCTTGAACTACGGCGAGGAGTTCGACGGTGTCCGGCCCGCCGCCGTGCGGGTGCCCGAGGGCGCGCTCGAGGCGGCCGCGGTGGGCCTGGACGCCGATGTGCGGGAAGCCCTACAGGTGATGATCGAACGGACCCGCGCCGTCCACGCCGATCAGCGCCGTGCCGACACCACAACCACCCTGGGCCCGGGAGCCACCGTCACCGAACGCTGGGTACCGGTGGAGCGGGTGGGGTTGTACGTCCCCGGCGGAAACGCGGTCTACCCATCCAGCGTGGTTATGAACGTGGTGCCGGCCCAGGCGGCCGGTGTCGACTCGCTGGTCGTGGCCAGCCCGCCCCAGGCGGCATTCGGCGGCCTGCCGCACCCGACCATCCTGGCCGCGGCCCACCTGCTGGGCGTCGACGAAGTCTGGGCGGTCGGCGGGGCACAGGCGGTGGCCCTGCTGGCATACGGCGGCACCGACACCGGCGGAAGCGAACTCGTCCCCGTCGACATGATCACCGGACCCGGCAACATCTACGTCACCGCCGCCAAACGGCTGTGCCGTTCCCAGGTCGGCATTGACGCCGAAGCCGGCCCCACCGAGATCGCGATCCTGGCCGACCACACCGCCGACCCCGCGCACGTGGCCGCCGACCTGATCAGCCAGGCCGAACACGACGAGATGGCCGCCAGCGTCCTGGTCACTCCCAGCCCAGAGCTGGCGGACGCTACGGACGCCGAACTCGCCGCCCAGCTCCTGACCACTGTCCACCGCGAGCGGGTGGCCACCGCGTTGTCCGGCCCGCAGTCGAAGATCATTTTGACCGACGACCTCGATGCGGCCGTGAAGGTGGTGAATGCCTACGCCGCCGAACACCTGGAGATCCAGACCGTCGACGCGGCACAGGTTGCGACCCGGATCCGCTCAGCGGGAGCCATTTTCGTGGGACCGTATGCACCGGTAAGCCTCGGCGACTACTGCGCAGGCTCCAACCACGTGCTGCCTACCGCCGGTAGCGCGCGCCACTCCAGCGGCCTGTCGGTGCAGACCTTCCTGCGTGGTATCCACGTCGTCGACTACACCGAGGCCGCCCTCAAAGACGTCTCGGGTCACGTCGTCACGCTCGCCAAGGCCGAAGACCTGCCTTCGCACGGCGAGGCGGTACGCCGGAGGTTCGAGCGGTGA
- the priA gene encoding bifunctional 1-(5-phosphoribosyl)-5-((5-phosphoribosylamino)methylideneamino)imidazole-4-carboxamide isomerase/phosphoribosylanthranilate isomerase PriA, which produces MALILLPAVDVVEGRAVRLVQGKAGSETEYGSALDAALGWQRDGTDWIHLVDLDAAFGRGSNRELLAEVVGKLDVQVELSGGIRDDDSLAAALATGCARVNVGTAALENPQWCARAIAEHGDKVAVGLDVQIVDGAHRLRGRGWETDGGDLWEVLDRLNAEGCSRYVVTDVTKDGTLGGPNLDLLARVAERTDAPVIASGGVSSLDDLRAIATLTDRGIEGAIVGKALYAGRFTLPQALAAVRE; this is translated from the coding sequence ATGGCGCTGATTCTGTTGCCGGCCGTCGACGTCGTCGAAGGCCGTGCGGTGCGCCTGGTACAGGGCAAGGCCGGCAGCGAAACCGAATACGGCTCGGCGCTGGACGCCGCCCTGGGCTGGCAGCGCGACGGTACCGACTGGATCCACCTGGTCGACCTGGACGCCGCCTTCGGCCGCGGCTCCAACCGCGAACTGCTGGCCGAAGTGGTGGGCAAGCTCGATGTCCAGGTCGAGTTGTCCGGCGGCATCCGCGACGACGATTCCCTGGCGGCCGCATTGGCCACCGGCTGCGCCCGCGTCAATGTGGGCACCGCGGCGTTGGAGAACCCGCAGTGGTGTGCCAGGGCCATCGCCGAGCACGGCGACAAGGTCGCGGTCGGGCTGGACGTCCAAATCGTCGATGGCGCACATCGGTTGCGCGGCCGTGGTTGGGAGACCGACGGCGGCGATCTGTGGGAGGTGCTGGACCGGCTGAACGCCGAGGGGTGCTCGCGCTACGTCGTCACCGACGTCACCAAGGACGGCACCCTGGGCGGTCCCAACCTCGACCTGCTGGCCCGGGTCGCCGAACGCACCGACGCGCCGGTGATCGCCTCCGGTGGTGTGTCCAGCCTGGACGACCTGCGTGCGATCGCAACCCTGACCGACCGCGGGATCGAGGGCGCCATCGTGGGCAAGGCGCTCTATGCCGGCCGGTTCACACTGCCCCAGGCGCTGGCCGCGGTGCGGGAGTAG